The following proteins come from a genomic window of Streptomyces sp. Sge12:
- a CDS encoding VOC family protein: MTRDLGTAQHFYGAVVGWRFRPTRLGEAFSVAFQGRVPVAGIGALAADLGVAAAWTPYFAVDDADVAVDRIRERTGTIAVGPVSFASGGRAALVADPDGAVFGIWEGNVEADWRVGRGPSPAWLELRTRNAFDAAIFYGAVLEWATGRAGCCEVSYEEDQVVLRQDGEPVARLNSGPVEIASYSPHTRPRWHVHFRVPKLRPAVEAALSLGGRPVSDITSNTTERWVTLRDPDGALFTLTTALGSDAD, from the coding sequence ATGACGCGCGACCTCGGCACGGCCCAGCACTTCTACGGCGCGGTCGTGGGCTGGAGGTTCCGCCCGACCCGTCTCGGCGAGGCGTTCTCGGTGGCGTTCCAGGGCCGGGTGCCGGTCGCGGGCATCGGGGCGCTGGCGGCGGACCTGGGGGTGGCCGCGGCATGGACCCCGTACTTCGCCGTCGACGACGCCGATGTGGCGGTGGACCGGATCCGGGAGCGGACGGGCACGATCGCGGTCGGCCCGGTCTCCTTCGCCTCCGGCGGCCGCGCCGCGCTCGTCGCCGACCCGGACGGCGCCGTCTTCGGGATCTGGGAGGGCAATGTGGAGGCGGACTGGCGGGTGGGCCGGGGCCCCTCGCCCGCCTGGCTGGAACTGCGCACCCGGAACGCCTTCGACGCGGCGATCTTCTACGGTGCGGTGCTGGAGTGGGCCACCGGCCGCGCCGGCTGCTGCGAGGTCTCCTACGAGGAGGACCAGGTCGTGCTGCGGCAGGACGGCGAACCCGTCGCCCGCCTGAACAGCGGGCCCGTGGAGATCGCCTCGTACTCCCCGCACACCAGGCCCCGCTGGCACGTCCACTTCCGGGTGCCGAAGCTCCGGCCGGCGGTGGAGGCCGCCCTCTCCCTGGGCGGGCGGCCCGTCTCGGACATCACCTCGAACACCACCGAGCGGTGGGTGACGCTCCGCGACCCGGACGGGGCCCTGTTCACCCTCACCACGGCCCTCGGGTCGGACGCGGACTGA
- a CDS encoding DUF6381 family protein yields the protein MSVSGESRGRSQQMRAKAQELNDAAERSTDPEERRRLKEKARRLQEQSEQEGRMDDRGMDPM from the coding sequence ATGAGCGTTTCAGGCGAGTCCCGTGGCCGGTCCCAGCAGATGCGCGCCAAGGCCCAGGAGCTGAACGACGCGGCCGAGCGTTCGACCGACCCGGAGGAGCGCCGTCGGCTGAAGGAGAAGGCCCGCCGTCTCCAGGAGCAGAGCGAGCAGGAGGGCCGTATGGACGACCGGGGCATGGACCCCATGTAG
- a CDS encoding M64 family metallopeptidase, giving the protein MHRVRRAAGRSPWRGALAAICATAALVAVGPVGPADAAADAAGPRVEVEIPGPEHGGDAGSGHARVPAAGSPAKASGRLSPAERQADGGVTKMIDNGSTADRLDVVVIGDGYTAAELGRFHTDAEQKWAEVTAVEPYTTYRNLFNVWTVDAVSRESGVSGDPDPATVRDTALGSYFWCESIERLLCIDQPKVDAYVAKAPAADLVIVLANSAKYGGAGYNEPSATLGYEGISTASAGHPKSGQVAIHETGHSLGKLADEYFYPGVPDYEKYTGPEAAESNSSVLSADRMAAQRAKWYRWLGEESPDGGTVGAYEGGNYFVTGLHRPTDNSLMRVLGKPFNLPGVESMIGGFYQHARIVTPLTPTDRTLRLRHTAKASVPKLAGADGRQPVVRWYLDGRELKRFQGRTEVPVAELWLFDLRTHRLSVTAEDRTPSVRDPKIARTLRSTAEWNVRL; this is encoded by the coding sequence ATGCATCGAGTCAGACGTGCGGCCGGACGTTCGCCATGGCGCGGCGCGCTCGCCGCGATCTGCGCGACCGCCGCGCTGGTGGCCGTCGGCCCCGTGGGCCCCGCCGATGCCGCCGCAGATGCCGCGGGCCCCCGGGTGGAGGTCGAGATACCGGGGCCGGAGCACGGCGGTGACGCCGGATCGGGCCACGCCCGGGTACCGGCCGCCGGCAGCCCCGCCAAGGCCTCGGGCCGGCTTTCACCGGCCGAGCGGCAGGCCGACGGCGGGGTCACCAAGATGATCGACAACGGGTCCACCGCCGACCGCCTCGACGTCGTCGTCATCGGGGACGGATACACCGCCGCCGAGCTGGGACGCTTCCACACCGACGCCGAGCAGAAGTGGGCCGAGGTGACCGCCGTCGAGCCCTACACCACGTACCGGAACCTCTTCAACGTCTGGACGGTCGACGCGGTCTCGCGCGAATCCGGCGTCTCCGGCGATCCCGACCCGGCGACCGTCCGGGACACGGCCCTCGGCTCGTACTTCTGGTGCGAGAGCATCGAGCGGCTGCTCTGCATCGACCAGCCCAAGGTCGACGCGTACGTGGCGAAGGCGCCCGCCGCGGACCTCGTCATCGTCCTGGCCAACAGTGCCAAGTACGGCGGAGCGGGCTACAACGAGCCCAGCGCCACCCTCGGATACGAGGGCATATCGACGGCTTCCGCGGGCCACCCGAAGTCCGGCCAGGTCGCCATCCATGAGACCGGCCACTCCCTCGGCAAGCTCGCCGACGAGTACTTCTACCCCGGAGTCCCGGACTACGAGAAGTACACCGGTCCCGAGGCCGCCGAATCCAACAGCTCGGTCCTCTCCGCCGACCGGATGGCCGCGCAGCGGGCCAAGTGGTACCGCTGGCTCGGCGAGGAGTCACCGGACGGCGGCACGGTCGGCGCGTACGAGGGCGGCAACTACTTCGTGACCGGGCTCCACCGGCCCACCGACAACTCGCTCATGCGGGTCCTCGGCAAGCCCTTCAACCTGCCGGGCGTCGAGTCGATGATCGGCGGGTTCTACCAGCACGCCCGCATCGTCACCCCGCTCACCCCGACCGACCGCACCCTGCGGCTGCGCCACACGGCGAAGGCGTCCGTACCGAAGCTCGCCGGTGCGGACGGCCGCCAGCCCGTCGTCCGCTGGTACCTCGACGGACGCGAGCTGAAGCGCTTCCAGGGCCGCACCGAGGTCCCGGTGGCGGAGCTGTGGCTCTTCGACCTGCGCACGCACCGCCTGTCGGTCACCGCCGAGGACCGCACCCCGTCGGTGCGCGATCCGAAGATCGCCCGCACCCTGCGCTCCACGGCCGAATGGAACGTCCGGCTCTAG
- a CDS encoding helix-turn-helix transcriptional regulator, which yields MDEPARIGRRVQRMRSELGLTQRQLAEPSYTSAYISTLESGKVRPSETALRFLATRLGTSYEELTTGRPAHLATELRLALTDAQQTLATGAADEAAARYRRLLAEAEQLGLVREQAEARLGLGDCALESGELPDAIGHFEAAERLLADEPLTRRARPIRGRAVAHLLAGELRYACYLLESTIDELGASGLSDPEALVLLNAAIIGPYLDMGAHARAARAAELALSLAPQVGDPALVAGMHRQVARTFLAGGRVAEADASLGKAQEIYGQLRLRTDLAHCHWMRGYVQAQNGELASAERELRTARDMLSARRAGLYTAQVEVELADVLRQLGRYEEAAGLLSALLELGDSHGAVHAGGAHRLLGLMAEERGESESAEEHYVQALALLERSGATGDLADLCRLLGDLLRRTGRVEAAMDAYRTGLGHRAAPGTTTLGPAPAAPALRPARVSGSRWAAGPAE from the coding sequence ATGGACGAACCGGCCCGGATCGGCCGCAGGGTTCAGCGCATGCGCAGTGAACTCGGTCTGACCCAGAGGCAATTGGCCGAGCCATCCTACACCTCGGCCTATATCTCCACGCTGGAGTCGGGCAAGGTCCGGCCCTCCGAGACCGCCCTGCGCTTCCTCGCCACCCGCCTGGGCACCTCGTACGAGGAGCTGACCACCGGCCGCCCCGCCCACCTGGCGACCGAACTGCGGCTCGCCCTCACCGACGCGCAGCAGACGCTGGCCACCGGCGCGGCCGACGAGGCCGCGGCGCGCTACCGGCGGCTGCTCGCGGAGGCGGAGCAGCTCGGGCTGGTCCGCGAGCAGGCGGAGGCGCGGCTCGGCCTCGGCGACTGCGCGCTGGAGTCCGGGGAACTGCCGGACGCGATCGGTCACTTCGAGGCGGCCGAGCGCCTCCTGGCCGACGAGCCGCTGACCCGGCGCGCCCGGCCGATCCGCGGCCGCGCCGTGGCGCACCTGCTCGCCGGCGAGCTGCGCTACGCCTGCTACCTGCTCGAATCCACCATCGACGAGCTGGGTGCGAGCGGGTTGTCCGACCCCGAGGCGCTGGTGCTGCTCAATGCCGCGATCATCGGGCCGTACCTCGACATGGGCGCCCACGCCCGGGCCGCCCGCGCCGCCGAGCTCGCGCTGTCGCTGGCTCCGCAGGTCGGCGACCCGGCGCTGGTGGCCGGCATGCACCGGCAGGTGGCCCGGACCTTCCTCGCCGGGGGGCGGGTGGCCGAGGCCGACGCCTCACTGGGCAAGGCCCAGGAGATCTACGGGCAGCTGCGGCTGCGGACCGATCTGGCGCACTGCCACTGGATGCGCGGCTACGTCCAGGCACAGAACGGCGAACTGGCTTCGGCGGAGCGTGAGTTGCGGACGGCCCGGGACATGCTGTCGGCCCGCCGCGCCGGGCTATACACGGCGCAGGTGGAGGTGGAGCTGGCCGACGTACTGCGCCAGCTCGGGCGGTACGAGGAGGCCGCCGGGCTGCTCTCGGCGCTGCTGGAGCTGGGGGACAGTCACGGCGCCGTGCACGCGGGCGGAGCGCACCGGCTCCTCGGCCTGATGGCCGAGGAGCGCGGTGAGTCGGAGTCCGCCGAGGAGCACTACGTACAGGCGCTGGCGCTGCTGGAGCGCAGTGGGGCGACGGGTGATCTCGCGGACCTGTGCCGGCTGCTGGGCGATCTGCTGCGGCGCACGGGCCGGGTCGAGGCCGCCATGGACGCGTACCGCACGGGTCTGGGCCACCGGGCGGCGCCCGGCACCACCACCTTGGGCCCGGCGCCTGCCGCACCCGCGCTGCGGCCCGCCCGCGTCAGTGGTTCTCGGTGGGCCGCAGGTCCCGCGGAATGA
- a CDS encoding MFS transporter: MHTPALDPRRWIVLAILSGSLLLISMDTTILNVAFPSLVGDLRPGAVQQLWIIDVYALALSGLLVTAGALGDRWGRKRLLMAGFGIFSLASLIAVFSTEAWHVIAARALLGIGGAAIMPSTVSILRTVFTDAKERAFALAVWAAVFGGGMAFGPVVGGLLVQDYGWHSAFLLNLPVAAVIVAAGLRYLPESRSPRSAGRWDWWGVGQSIVGMLALAGGIKQLGKSGVADPMPWALLLLAAVALTVFVRRQLRLDNPLLQVRLFAKPAFSVAATAIFLPMVGMGAILFLVTQWFQYGEGYTPLEAGVRLLPAPLALIAASMVAPSLMQRFAIRHVLGAGLVVLAVGMALPWTFQQFTDLGYPAFAAALTVMGLGAGLATTVASVTLVSAAPAAEVSSAAAIEETCYELGSAMGVAVLGSTAAVLYRGNLPALDLDGPSAAAVRDSVGEAAHTAERLGGTVGQALLDTASHAYTLAITPAFLLAAVLAVAAAATTWGLIPRDLRPTENH, from the coding sequence ATGCACACCCCCGCGCTGGACCCCCGTAGGTGGATCGTCCTGGCGATCCTCTCCGGCAGCCTCCTGCTCATCTCCATGGACACCACGATCCTCAACGTGGCCTTCCCCTCGCTGGTCGGAGACCTCCGGCCGGGCGCCGTGCAGCAGCTGTGGATCATCGACGTCTACGCGCTCGCCCTGTCCGGACTCCTGGTCACCGCGGGTGCGCTCGGCGACCGCTGGGGGCGCAAGCGGCTGCTCATGGCGGGCTTCGGCATCTTCTCGCTCGCCTCGCTCATAGCCGTGTTCTCCACCGAGGCCTGGCACGTGATCGCGGCCCGCGCACTGCTCGGCATCGGCGGCGCGGCCATCATGCCGTCCACCGTGTCGATCCTGCGGACCGTCTTCACCGATGCCAAGGAGCGCGCCTTCGCGCTCGCCGTCTGGGCGGCCGTCTTCGGCGGCGGCATGGCCTTCGGGCCGGTCGTCGGCGGACTCCTGGTCCAGGACTACGGCTGGCACTCCGCCTTCCTCCTCAACCTGCCCGTCGCCGCCGTCATCGTCGCGGCAGGCCTGCGCTACCTGCCCGAATCGCGTTCCCCGCGCAGCGCCGGCCGCTGGGACTGGTGGGGCGTCGGCCAGTCGATCGTCGGCATGCTCGCCCTCGCCGGCGGTATCAAGCAGCTCGGCAAGAGCGGCGTCGCCGACCCGATGCCCTGGGCCCTGCTGCTGCTCGCCGCGGTCGCGCTGACCGTCTTCGTACGCCGCCAGCTGCGCCTGGACAACCCCCTGCTGCAGGTACGGCTGTTCGCCAAGCCGGCGTTCAGCGTCGCGGCCACCGCGATCTTCCTGCCGATGGTGGGAATGGGCGCGATCCTGTTCCTGGTCACCCAGTGGTTCCAGTACGGCGAGGGCTACACGCCGCTGGAGGCCGGAGTGCGGCTGCTGCCGGCCCCGCTCGCGCTGATCGCCGCCTCGATGGTGGCCCCCTCGCTCATGCAGCGCTTCGCGATCCGCCACGTGCTCGGCGCCGGGCTGGTCGTCCTGGCGGTCGGCATGGCCCTGCCCTGGACCTTCCAGCAGTTCACCGACCTCGGCTACCCGGCCTTCGCGGCCGCCCTGACCGTCATGGGCCTCGGCGCCGGTCTCGCCACCACCGTGGCCTCGGTGACGCTGGTCTCCGCCGCACCCGCGGCCGAGGTCTCCAGCGCCGCCGCCATCGAGGAGACCTGCTACGAACTCGGCTCGGCCATGGGCGTCGCCGTCCTCGGCTCCACCGCGGCCGTGCTCTACCGGGGCAACCTGCCCGCCCTGGACCTGGACGGCCCGAGCGCCGCAGCCGTACGGGACTCCGTCGGCGAGGCCGCGCACACTGCCGAACGACTCGGCGGCACCGTCGGCCAGGCACTGCTGGACACCGCCTCGCACGCCTACACCCTGGCGATCACCCCGGCGTTCCTGCTGGCCGCCGTACTCGCGGTCGCCGCGGCGGCGACGACCTGGGGCCTCATTCCGCGGGACCTGCGGCCCACCGAGAACCACTGA
- a CDS encoding TetR/AcrR family transcriptional regulator, with protein MVNEEELLDGAARVLAGDHSASMVQIAAGIGTSRATLSRRYATREALLKAVAVRAIEVVDGCLAPLDLAPSADAAAFDAALEELVIALMPAAHLYGFTSRDATVLADPEFRAGVDRQDQRALAFLALGQRLGRLRADLPPYWIWYSLWGLLDAAAEGVRDGHLAPRQIGHLVLTSFLSGTRPLARPPAGAPAP; from the coding sequence ATGGTGAACGAAGAAGAACTGCTGGACGGCGCCGCGCGCGTCCTCGCCGGCGATCACAGCGCCTCGATGGTGCAGATCGCCGCCGGCATCGGTACCAGCCGCGCCACGCTGAGCCGCCGCTACGCAACCCGCGAGGCCCTGCTCAAGGCCGTTGCCGTCCGGGCGATCGAGGTGGTCGACGGGTGCCTGGCCCCGCTCGACCTCGCGCCGAGCGCCGACGCGGCCGCCTTCGACGCCGCCCTCGAGGAACTGGTCATCGCCCTGATGCCCGCCGCACACCTCTACGGCTTCACCTCGCGGGACGCCACCGTCCTCGCGGACCCGGAGTTCCGGGCCGGAGTCGACCGGCAGGACCAGCGGGCCCTGGCCTTCCTCGCCCTCGGCCAGCGGCTGGGGCGGCTGCGCGCGGACCTGCCGCCGTACTGGATCTGGTACTCGCTCTGGGGTCTGCTCGACGCGGCCGCCGAGGGCGTACGCGACGGGCACCTCGCCCCGCGCCAGATCGGCCACCTGGTCCTGACCTCCTTCCTCAGCGGGACGCGGCCGCTCGCACGGCCCCCCGCCGGCGCTCCCGCGCCCTGA
- a CDS encoding DUF6158 family protein, giving the protein MTEHDGGPAARKLEEGRLLKELEAIHRTRHETLLHGSDDALVTHTKRMNELEHEYVRRHPQRAQTPGRTRSGARARTAEDS; this is encoded by the coding sequence ATGACGGAGCACGACGGCGGTCCGGCGGCGCGGAAGCTGGAGGAGGGCCGACTGCTCAAGGAGCTGGAGGCCATTCACCGCACGCGCCACGAGACCCTTCTGCACGGGTCCGACGACGCCCTGGTCACCCACACGAAGCGGATGAACGAGCTGGAGCACGAGTACGTGCGCCGCCACCCCCAACGGGCCCAGACCCCCGGCCGCACCCGCTCGGGCGCCCGCGCCCGCACCGCCGAAGACAGCTGA
- a CDS encoding TetR/AcrR family transcriptional regulator produces MDQERPLRERLIDAGVELVMSEGSAALGLREIARRAGVSHGAPRRYFPTHQSLLSAIARRGFADLGVRFSAAAAGVRESSPRERVRAIGRAYVGYALEHPGMFELMFRHDLLDSAGRAPAEGPRLRESTLSMFDLLVALVCRCGAAEPSVTAAALWANLHGVAQLWRWGSLPLMLGGAPPADGIERLVDAAVDAHLGPEPV; encoded by the coding sequence ATGGACCAGGAACGACCGCTCCGGGAGCGGCTGATCGACGCAGGTGTGGAGCTCGTCATGAGCGAGGGCTCCGCCGCACTCGGGCTGCGGGAGATCGCCCGTCGCGCGGGCGTCTCGCACGGGGCGCCGCGCCGGTACTTCCCCACCCACCAGTCCCTGCTGTCGGCGATCGCCCGGCGCGGGTTCGCGGATCTCGGCGTGCGCTTCTCGGCCGCCGCGGCCGGCGTGCGGGAGTCCTCCCCGCGGGAGCGGGTGCGGGCGATCGGACGCGCGTACGTCGGCTACGCGCTGGAGCACCCGGGGATGTTCGAGCTGATGTTCCGCCACGACCTGCTGGACAGCGCGGGCCGGGCCCCCGCCGAGGGGCCGCGGCTGCGGGAGTCGACCCTGTCGATGTTCGATCTGCTCGTCGCGCTCGTCTGCCGCTGCGGGGCCGCCGAACCCTCCGTCACCGCCGCCGCGTTGTGGGCCAACCTGCACGGCGTGGCCCAGTTGTGGCGCTGGGGCAGTCTGCCGCTGATGCTCGGCGGCGCCCCGCCCGCCGACGGCATCGAACGCCTCGTCGACGCCGCCGTCGACGCGCACCTCGGTCCGGAGCCGGTATGA
- a CDS encoding LysR family transcriptional regulator, producing the protein MTLDDLRVFVAVCRAGSLSAVARDLGCTQSAVSQHVRRLEKQTGTGLLERHARGVVPTEAGRILQAAAADGIAGLDGALRRVDELVHGGGGTVRVTTGATTVRHFMSEAVVTFRRNHPEVSLEFQTENSSRSCFDALAADDLDLAWITIGGPVRGIEQRPVMRLPWVLAVGADDPLAARARLDPADLAGIRHIRLPENSASRAHLDAAFAEAGIRVSSDTSVADWDTALLLAELGLGHAVVPALPGWQVPGSDGPLRLVPIPALPPLAVGWAVRRWAALAPPALVFADEVARSCRARAAGQQ; encoded by the coding sequence GTGACCCTCGATGATCTTCGTGTGTTCGTTGCCGTCTGCCGTGCCGGCAGCCTCAGCGCCGTGGCCCGCGACCTCGGCTGCACCCAGTCGGCCGTCAGCCAGCACGTCCGCCGCCTGGAGAAGCAGACCGGCACCGGCCTCCTGGAGCGCCACGCCCGTGGCGTCGTACCCACCGAGGCCGGCCGCATCCTCCAGGCGGCCGCGGCCGACGGCATCGCCGGACTGGACGGCGCGCTTCGCCGCGTCGACGAGCTCGTCCACGGCGGCGGCGGCACGGTCCGCGTCACCACCGGTGCGACGACGGTGCGGCACTTCATGTCCGAGGCCGTCGTCACCTTCCGGCGCAACCACCCTGAGGTGAGCCTGGAGTTCCAGACCGAGAACTCCAGCCGCAGCTGCTTCGACGCCCTCGCCGCCGACGACCTCGACCTCGCCTGGATCACCATCGGCGGCCCGGTCCGCGGCATCGAGCAGCGCCCCGTCATGCGACTGCCCTGGGTGCTCGCCGTCGGCGCCGACGACCCCCTCGCCGCCCGGGCCCGCCTGGACCCCGCCGACCTCGCCGGCATCCGCCACATCCGGCTGCCCGAGAACTCCGCCTCCCGCGCCCACCTCGACGCCGCCTTCGCCGAAGCCGGCATCCGGGTGAGCTCCGACACCAGCGTCGCCGACTGGGACACCGCCCTGCTGCTCGCCGAACTAGGCCTCGGGCACGCCGTCGTGCCGGCGCTGCCCGGCTGGCAGGTCCCCGGCTCCGACGGCCCGCTGCGCCTCGTGCCGATCCCCGCGCTGCCGCCCCTCGCGGTCGGCTGGGCCGTCCGCCGCTGGGCCGCCCTCGCCCCGCCCGCCCTCGTCTTCGCCGACGAGGTCGCCCGCAGCTGCCGGGCGCGCGCCGCCGGGCAGCAGTGA
- a CDS encoding DUF6817 domain-containing protein: MSDHAVAWLRELGAQEVAHPGGTLLAHLERVRDLLASWGARPALQRAGLCHAFYGTDGFATALLPLTRRAELAAAIGEEAEEIVYAYAACDRAASYATLAREEPAFRDRFTGLVHSPAVQLRRDLAELSAANELDLARIDPAFRAAHGAGLLALFTRWRALLSEPARRECRAVLGG, encoded by the coding sequence GTGTCGGACCACGCCGTCGCATGGCTGCGCGAGCTCGGGGCGCAGGAGGTCGCCCACCCGGGCGGCACGCTCCTCGCCCACCTGGAGCGCGTACGGGACCTCCTCGCGTCCTGGGGTGCGCGGCCCGCGCTCCAACGGGCGGGCCTGTGCCACGCCTTCTACGGTACGGACGGGTTCGCCACCGCCCTGCTGCCGCTCACCCGGCGGGCCGAGCTGGCCGCGGCGATCGGCGAGGAGGCCGAGGAGATCGTGTACGCGTACGCCGCCTGCGACCGGGCTGCCTCGTACGCGACGCTCGCCCGCGAGGAGCCGGCCTTCCGCGACCGGTTCACGGGCCTGGTCCACTCCCCCGCGGTGCAGCTGCGGCGGGATCTCGCCGAGCTGTCGGCGGCCAACGAACTGGATCTCGCGCGGATCGACCCGGCCTTCCGCGCGGCGCACGGAGCCGGACTCCTCGCCCTGTTCACGCGGTGGCGCGCACTGCTGAGCGAGCCGGCCCGGCGGGAGTGCCGGGCCGTACTCGGCGGCTGA